Within Crassostrea angulata isolate pt1a10 chromosome 2, ASM2561291v2, whole genome shotgun sequence, the genomic segment agcaggttaaagtttttgttgcaggtgccctttgatagcaatatatAAGTTACtcctggtcctaacttcaccaaacttgcatggatggtgtgtcttatgatactgatgcaccagacaggcttgagtgctgaaactgagctataggtttcggatgctggagaagttaaggtttttggagcaggttaaagtttttgttgcaggtgccctttgatagcaatatctaagttactgctggtcagtacttcaccaaacttgcatggatggtgtgtcttatgatactgatgcaccagacaggcttgaatgctgaatctgagctataggtatCGGATGCTGGAagtggttaaggttttaagagctggttaaatgtttttgttgcaggtgccctctgaagATAATTTCTTATTACtgctggtccttacttcaccaaacttgtatggttggtgcgtcttatgatactgatgcacctgacaggcttgaatgctgaatctgagccataggttttggatgctggaggtggttaaggtttttggagctggttaaagttttttgagcaggtgccctctaatgttATGTCTTAGCTACGCCTATAGTCataacttcatcaaacttgtgtggatggtgtgtcttattatactgatgcacctgaatggcttgaatgctgaatctgagccataggtttcggatgctggaggaggttaaggttttaaaagctggttaaagttcttgaaacaggtgccctctgatgatgatatcttagttattacttgtcctaacttcaccagacttccatggatggtgcgttttatgatactgatgcactggACAGGCTTGATCAATGCTGAGTCTGTCTAGCcaaaggtttcggatgctggataaggttaagtttttttttaacaggtcacatgttacatagataatagtactatttcaaacttatatagttgattaaactgtaatatgaaagaatcgcagaggaagcttcagatgcagagcttgatctccattatcaaggatgctaaaaaatatatcttagttattacaggtcctaacttcaccaaacttgaatgaatGGCGTCTTATAATACAGATGCACATGAtaggcatgaatgctgaatctgagcctgaggttgcggatgctggaggaggttaaggttttaattgctggtgccctctgatgatgatatcttagttattactggtcctaacttcaccaaacttgcgtgggtgatgcgtcttatgatactgatgcacctgacaggcttggatgctgaatctgagccataggtttcggatgctggataaggttaagttttttttaacaggtcacatgtgtaatagatgatagcttgcatagttgatttaactatattataaatgaaacgcagaggttgcttcagatgcagagcctgatctccattatcaacgatgttaaagaaatctcctacctcaattaaacctgcttgatagaaagatgaggttgttgttaaatgatataacatgattcctatgattaagtattgtatgatataaaacactattgtttaatatgatacaatatatcatatgttatattgtaaaaagttatatgatacaatataatattgtatcaatttttttgatattttatgatatgatattgtatcatgatattgttctgtatagtattgtattttatgatacattctactacagttattgccgagatcaaagagatgccgcggacattattcttcaatataccacgaacgtcatcagtaaattattagatcagaaatacctatttgtctcgcactgatcatggaagtacaacttcaaaccgtaaaaagttttaaaaccatgtcaatttcacgtgttagttccagtcaaaacaatgtgtattgcctcaaatgtttatttttaagagatcaatgcggttgttcctaggacctccctggcacattttcactgcgtgtttttacataaaatatataacgtgtagtagtaataatcgtattaaattgcccttaaaatattaggaatgtgattcaaagatattcAATAGATAAGTGAACTTCAAGAGTATTAAAATCCTAAGAAAaagtctgtcgtctgcatgtgattcctttgatcgatacacatgtaaacattactaacaaaaccgttggggttacacggaacagccgtcaaaatgacctagatcatctctctataggagaaacgatctgtagaaatactggctGTTAGTagtatagaaataaagttcttgttttcgtgaatgttgcaggataacctcctcggtctcgaaatgttgtttgaaatataaaagcctcggcttttatatttcaaaacaacatttctcgacctcggaggttattctgcaacattcacgaaaactcgtactttatttcttaatccatgaatatccaagatcataaagtatgattttcatataatatgataaaggtggtctcataaaggtgatgtctcataagggtgcatgatgcctcgtctcgatgagctttgtaatctgtgattacctatgtttttataTTCTAGGAACATCTGCATTTTTTGCAGAATTATTggttttttcatattgttttacttttaaatttatttactaacCAGTGAGATGCCCCTAATTCAAACGAGAGGGGGATATACTGTTTTATCCATCTGGGTCTGTTTGTTCATCTGTATGTTGGTAACAAATTTCGGTCACATTCTTCTTAAATTGGCAACTATTATTTATACAGTTGCTTGAGATTTTAACACACTCATTGTATAGGcatatgacatacatgtatggtgGGAGTGGTTTTTGTACAAATGAGATGTCATTTTCCTATGAAATGACAAATGTATTCTTAgacttgaatttaaaataaattttcattacagTTTTCTCAGAAATTGCTCATCGCAGATGCGAGTGATTTTAACACATGTACTCTTTGTTAAGTGGTAGGCATTCCATTTAATGGGATTCATTTTTGAGCACATCTAATGTCCACTTTCTGTTACATTATGACtgtgtttattttgtatattcacatcagGGTGGGGTATAACTAGTGAGTACAGTGTATTGACTCACAGATTTCTTGTTGTTTTAGACAAACCATCTGCCCCTAAGGGACCATTCAGTGTGTCCAATCTCACTGCTTCATCTGCTGACTTGAATGGAAGCCAACAACAAAAGATAACGGTTCTCCAGTCACAGGCTATGTTATTGAGTCCAGACCTAGCACCAGAGCAAGATGGAGCAAAGTGGCCAAGATGGATGACAACACCACCAAATACTCTCCCAAAGACCTCATTGACTATCTGTTCAGGGTGTCTGCTGTTAATGAGGAGGGACAAGTCTCACCACTAGAGACCAAAGAACCTGTGAGACTTAAGAGGAAGATAGGTAAGAGCTTACATATGTTGAAATGTATGCTTAAGTGTGTAAGATAATGTATGATTACTGATTAAATATCTTTGTTTCTCTTTAGATGTTTTATCTTCACCAAGACAAGTCAAAGTGTCTAAACTTGGTCCCGATTTTGTGACACTGGATTGGAAATCACTGTCTTCAGATGGAGGCTCCAAGGTGACAGGGTATGTGGTGAAGCAGAAGAGAGGCTCTGATGGTGACTGGGAGGAGGTGGCCACTCTAAAGGCCATTGAGACGTCTTACAAGGTCCCCAAACTTGATGAAGTCCAAGAGTATTTCTTTTCTATAACTGCCCTGAACCAGAACGGACAAGGAGAAACCTGTGAACTGGACACGTCTGTTGTTCCAAAGAGACCTCCAGGTAAACTTGAGCTAAAACTCATTGTTTAAGCACTTCATACACTGTATTTACAAAGCTTGGTGTATGAATAAGGCTAACcaaatttttgtatttacatgatCTTTGATTAGGTCTGCCTGACTCTGCCATCAAAAGCACTGAGTTTATTTAGTCTGTAACAATGCCATTTCATGAAAACGTTTTCAATACACATCATGTATTttgagtactttgatttttttctgttgttgagatttcttttcaaatgcatataaaaagtgtattttatGTGCATTTTCAGAAAAAACCGTCGCCACCAGTTGGTCCAGTCATACTCTCAGACATTCAGAAAACCTCTTTGGTGTTAGCCTGGAAACCCAGCAAGAGTGATGGCAGATCTCCTCTAACAGCTTACTATATTGAAATGAGGGACCCTAATAATGGATCCTGGTCTGCAGTCACCAAAGTGACCCCAGACATCACCAGCTACTGTTtcttatgattttgttttaagattGTCTAGAAATGGTGTTTGGAACTGGAGATAAAGAAGATCCCCCAAGCAAAGAACTTAAAAAGCAAAGAGGTATTTGTCTGAATTAAAAcagaaagtaaacaaaaaactaaagtacatgtataagcttcTGCCATACAAAATAGCC encodes:
- the LOC128173464 gene encoding twitchin-like, with translation MDDNTTKYSPKDLIDYLFRVSAVNEEGQVSPLETKEPVRLKRKIDVLSSPRQVKVSKLGPDFVTLDWKSLSSDGGSKVTGYVVKQKRGSDGDWEEVATLKAIETSYKVPKLDEVQEYFFSITALNQNGQGETCELDTSVVPKRPPEKTVATSWSSHTLRHSENLFGVSLETQQE